The DNA region tggtAGTTTGCGTGCACCTTggctaatattttgcataataCCTGCTATGTCTTATCAAAATATATATAGAACAATTCTATCCACCAAGACTAAAACGGATGTGGAAAACTCACACTGTTGTTTCGCTTCTATTGGAATTAGAACCTGAAACATCATTATTCTCTCCGTTTTATTGATAATTCGGTCACACCTTTGGGTGCAAGTCCAATAGCGGATCCACGTTATGTGTTATCGGTGCTTAAGCACCCATTCCTTTTGAAAACAAACACTATTACTTATATAGAAAAACTAGTAATTTATACAAATATATTAATTAAGCACTCAGTCTAAGTAGTAATTTTCAAACTAAAAATAGCTTAGCACTTATGATTTAAAAATTCTGGAGCCGCCACTTGTTGCAACCATTGTCCTACAATTTGTATAGATGGAATTGAAATGGAAAACATTGCTCAAGTTCAAACAAGTTATGGAGTAATTCTCGGAAGATCATCATACCACAGCTAGTACACTAAGCAAAACAACATGCAGAATTTACTATACCATCATCACTATAggcccaacaaaaaaaaaatgggcGTACAAGATATCCCGTATTTACGCATGGTCCGGAGAAGAACCGTATTTCAAAGAGTGTGATATAGACAGTCTGTTCTAATATAAGTATTAATGGCTTCTTCCACGGCTCGAACACACAGAGATAACTTTACCTAAGTTAGAGTAATTCTCTATACCAAAACTAGTACTTAGAAATTAGAAAGTGTTGACAACTCCTGTCCCAAAATTCTTGAGTGAGAGTAAGCTTGAGACATGAGTAGAAGCCCAAAAACGACCACTAAAATACTcaatttttgtcaaagttttcttCTCAGGATGATACGTAAACAAGACATCTTCCCCCAACTGAAACATGATCTCTCCATCTTGAAAAACTTTCAATACCTGTACCATTGTGTAGCAAAACCAATTGCACTCTGGGATTATGTTTATGACAATTTCTTTGGTCCAAGAACTTTGCACTCCATATTCTTTCATTACCCATATATCGAGATGACTTTTCGTGTTATTGTCACATAGGCAAAGATAATTTCCCAACACTCCCAAACTCCTATAATCTTGGTAGTCTCTATTGGTGTGAACTCGTGGTGCGGGTAAGTTTTTACGTTTCCTCTTGTTAAATTCAGGAGCCGTGGAAAAGGTCATATCTTTTTCCCGATTTAACTCTTCATCAGTATCCAAAGTCCACTCGTCCAACTCGTCGCGCATATCAATAAAACAAAT from Nicotiana tabacum cultivar K326 chromosome 24, ASM71507v2, whole genome shotgun sequence includes:
- the LOC107831616 gene encoding F-box protein At3g07870-like, coding for MEYKVIRIYQVETHNINKEKYYTSEVQVYTLGTRFWRSVGYIKLRFERRYSGVYFNGKLHWLVKDVEGNESICFIDMRDELDEWTLDTDEELNREKDMTFSTAPEFNKRKRKNLPAPRVHTNRDYQDYRSLGVLGNYLCLCDNNTKSHLDIWVMKEYGVQSSWTKEIVINIIPECNWFCYTMVQVLKVFQDGEIMFQLGEDVLFTYHPEKKTLTKIEYFSGRFWASTHVSSLLSLKNFGTGVVNTF